The sequence CTGGTGCTGGTCTCGGTGTTCGTGCCGACCGCCTTGGTGCCCGGCATTCCCGGCATCTTCTACCGCCAGTTCGCGGTGACGATCGCCGCCGCCGCCGCGATCTCGCTGGTGGTGTCGCTGACGCTGTCGCCGGCGATGGCCGCCTTGCTGCTCAAGCCGCATCAGGAACTCGATACCGATAGCGGTCCGCGCTGGATGCGCCCGGTCAAGCGCGGCGCCGAGAAGTTCAACGCCGGGTTTGACTGGCTGTCGGATCGCTATGGCCGCTTTACCGGCCGTGTCGTCCGCATGGGCGTGATCATGATGCTGATCTACGCGGTGCTGCTCGCGCTCACCGGATGGCGGCTGACCGCGACGCCGACCGGGTTCATCCCCGAACAGGATCAGGGCTTCCTGATCGGCGTGATCCAGCTGCCGCCCGGCGCCTCGCTCGACCGCACCAGCGCCGTGCTCGACAAGGCGTACCAGATCGCCAGCCACACCGACGGCGTGATCGAGGGCGCGGCATTCGCGGGTCTCGACGGCGCGAGCTTCAGCGCGGCGTCGAACGCCGGTGTGATGTTCCTGAAGCTCAAGGACTGGTCCGAGCGCGGCAGCGCCAACTCCGCAGAGGCGCTGGCCGGCAAGCTGACCGGCGCGCTCGCCGGGCAGATCGAAGGCGCTAACATCTTCATCATCTCGCCCCCGGCCGTCGAGGGCCTCGGCAATGGCTCGGGCTTCGTGATGATGATCCAGGATCGCTCGGCCAACGCCGGCTATCGCGGCCTCGAAGGCGCGGCCGGCGCGATGATGGGCGCGGCGATGCAGGACAAGAACGTCACTCAGGTCTTCTCGCTGTTCAACACCAGCACCCCGCGCATCCGCGCCGATGTCGACCGCGACAAGGCGCAGCTGCTCGGCGTCCAGCCGCAACAGGTGTTCGACGCCATCGGCACCTATATCGGCTCGACCTATGTCAACGACTTCAACCTGCTCGGCCGCACCTTCCGTGTGACCGCGCAGGCCGAGCCCTATGCCCGCGACGACATCGCCGATGTCGGCCGGCTGCAGGTGCGTTCGTCGAGCGGGCAGATGGTGCCCTTGTCCTCGGTCGCCACCCTGGTGCGTGACAGCGGGGCCTCGCGCGTGGTGCGCTACAATCTGCTCCCCGCGGTCGAGCTGCAGGGCTCGGCGGCGCCGGGCGTCTCGTCGGGTGCGGCGCTGGATTCGATGGAGAAGCTCGCGGCGCAGGCGCTGCCGCAGGGCTACACCTATGAATGGACCGGGCTGGCCTATCAGCAGAAGGAGGCGGGGGGCAGCGCGGCGCTGATCTTCGTGCTGGCGGTGGTGTTCGTGTTCCTGGTGCTGGCGGCGCAATATGAGGCGCTGACCTTGCCGCTGGCGGTGATCCTGATCGTGCCGATGTGCATCCTCGCGGCACTGCTGGGCGTCAATCTGCGCGGCATGGACAATAATATCCTGACGCAAGTCGGCCTCGTCGTCCTCATCGCTTTGGCCGCGAAGAACGCGATCCTGATCGTCGAGTTCGCCAAGCAGGGTGAGGAGGAAGGCATGACCCGCTTCGACGCCGCGATCTACGCCGCGCGTACCCGCTTGCGTCCGATCCTGATGACCAGCTTCGCCTTCATCTTCGGCGTGATTCCGCTGGCGATCGCGACGGGGCCGGGGCAGGAGATGCGCCAGTCGCTCGGCACCGCCGTCAGCTTCGGCATGCTCGGGGTCACCGTGTTCGGGCTGATCTTCACCCCGGTCTTCTACGTGCTGATGCGCAAGCTTAGCCGTGACCGCAAGGACAAGGCCGAGCCGGAATTGCCGCTGGCGGCAGGAGAAGCCCAATGACGCGTACGATCCTCGCACTGCTGGGCGGCGTGGCGCTGAGCGGCTGCATGGTCGGCCCCGACCATGTCTCGCCGGTGCCGAAGGCGCCGGCGCAAGGTGGCTTCGTCGGCGGCGGCACTGCCGCCTTCGCGCCCGCCGAGCCGCCTGCCGAATATTGGAAGCTGTTCAACGCGCCGGCGCTCGACGCGCTGGTCGCCGAGGCTTTGAAGAACAACACCGATCTGCGCGTCGCCGACGCGAATCTGCGCGAGGCGCGGGCCAGGTTGCGCGAAACGCGCAATGCCCGGCTGCCCTCCACGGAGATCAAGGCCAGCGCCAGCTATGGGCAGGCGGCGGGGTCAACGCTGGGTCTGACCGGCGCGGGGCCGCGCGGCGACAGCTACGATGCCGGGCTCGATGTCGGTTACCAGATCGATCTGTTCGGGCGGATCGGTCGCGCGATCGAGGCGGGCCGCGCCGATATGGAGGCGGTCGAGGCGGCGTATGATCTCGCCCGCATCACCGTCGCGGCGGAAACCACCCGCGCCTATGTCGATGCCTGCGCCAATGGCCAGCAGCTCGCGGTCGCGCGCGAAAGCCTGCGCGTCCAGGAGCAGACCTTCGACCTCACCCGCCGCCTGTTCGAAGGCGGACGCGGCACCGCGCTCGACACCAGCCGCGCCGGCGCGTTGCTCGAGCAGACCCGTGCCGACATTCCGACGCTCGAGGCCGAGCGCCAGGCGGCGCTCTATCGCCTCGCGGTGCTGACCGGGCGCCCGCCCGCGCAATTCCCCGCCGAAGTCGCCTCGTGCGCGGTCGCGCCCACGCTCAACAGCGCGGTGCCGGTCGGTGACGGCGCCAGCCTGCTCGCCCGCCGCCCGGACATTCGCGCGGCCGAGCGCCGGCTGCACGCCGCGACCGCGCGCGTCGGCGTCGCCACCGCCGATCTCTATCCGAGCATCAGTCTCGGCGGGTCGATCGGATCGACCGCCAATTCGCCCGAAGGGCTGTTCTCGTCCTCGGGCTTCCGCTTCGGGCTGGGGCCGCTGATCTCGTGGTCCTTCCCCAATATCGGTGCGGCGCGCGCGCGGATCCGCCAGGCCGAGGCGCAGGCCGATGCGGCGCTGGCGACCTTCGACGGCACCTGGCTGCGCGCGCTGGAAGAGACCGAGAGCGCGCTCAAGCGCTATGCCGCCGCCGCCGATCGCATGACGACGCTGGAGCGCGGACGCGCCCAGAGCGCCGAGGCCGCCCGCATCGCCCGGCTGCGCTATCAGGCGGGTGCCGAAAGCTTCCAGATCGTGCTTGATGCCGAACGCTCGCTCGCCGCCTCGGAAGCGCTGCTGGCGCAGGCGCGTGCGGCCTATTCGGATCAGGCGGTGACCTTGTTTCTCGCGCTGGGCGGCGGCTGGCAGACGGCGGCTACGAACTAGTCTTTGCGCTCCTGCGAAAGCAGGAGCCCAGGGTTGCGAGCGATGCACCATTTGGCTCTGGGCTCCTGCTTTCGCAGGAGCGCGGAGATCATTCGAACAACGGCAGCTCTCCCGCCTCCGCGGTCTCGAAGTTCGAAACCGTCACCCCCACCAGCCTGATCCCCTTCGCCACCGGAAATACCGAGCGGATCAATGCCAGGCTGGCGTCGCGCAGCTTCGCATGGCTGTCGATCAGTGCCGGATGGCTGCGGCTGCGCGTTGATTTCTGAAAGTCGGCCCAGGTTATTTTCACGGTGGCGGTGCGCCCGAACGACTGCGCCTTTTCGCACCATGCCCACACGTCCTCGGCCATCCGCAGCACGCCGGCTTCGATCTCCGCCGGCTCGGTCAGATCGCGGTCGAACGTGGTTTCCGATCCCGAGGATTTGCGGATCTGGTTGGGATTGACCGGGCGATGGTCCTCGCCGCGGGCGATGGCGTGATACCATTTGGCCGAGCTGCCGAAATGCTGCTGGAGGAAAGCCAGCGACTTGGCGCGCAGGTCCGCCCCGGTCTCGATGCCGAGCGCCTGCATCTTGCGCGCGGTGACCGGGCCGACGCCGTGGAAGCGGGCGACCGGCAGCGCCTCCACCCAGGCCGCGCCCATCTCGGGCGTCACCGCGAACTGGCCGTTCGGCTTGCGCTGGTCGGAGGCGAGCTTGGCGAGGAATTTGTTGTACGAGATGCCCGCCGATGCGGTCAGCCCGGTCTCCTCCAGAATACGCGCGCGGATCGCCTTGGCGGTGGCCCAGGCGGTGGGGATGTTCTGAAGGTTCTCGGTCACGTCGAGATAGGCCTCGTCGAGCGACAGCGGCTGGATTACGGCTGTGAACTCCTCGAAGATCGCGCGGATCTGCTTGGAGACCGAGCGGTACACATCGAAGCGCGGCTTGACGAAGATCAGGTCGGGACACCGCCGCAGCGCGGTGACCGAGGGCAGGGCGCTGCGCACTCCGAACGCCCGTGCCTCATAGCTCGCCGCCGCGACCACGCCGCGCGCCGCCGGATAGCCGACCGCGACCGGCTTGCCCTTGAGCGCCGGGTCGTCGCGCTGCTCCACCGACGCGTAAAAGGCGTCCATATCGACATGAATGATCTTGCGGATCGGAGCCTCATCCATGCGTCCCTCTAGCGGACCCCGAACAGATACGGAACACCTGTCCTACACGCCGCCAACGTGCTAGGGCCGCTATATGTTGCGCACGCTTGCCTCGCTGCCAGATCACCGGCCGGGCAACATCATTTCCCACGCGCGCAACGAAATGTCCCAACGACCGTGAAAACAGTGAAGTTAGCGCGGTCGCCGGTGCCATTGCCACTTCACGCTGCGGCGCAGCAATGCTAGGCGCGCCGGCATCATGCTCAATCTGACCGATATCACGGTGCGCCTCGGCGGGCGCACGATCATCGACGCTGCCACCGCCAAGTTGCCGCCGCGCGGGCGCATAGGTCTGATCGGCCGTAACGGCGCTGGCAAAACGACGTTGGTCAAGGTCGTAGCCTCGCAGCTTGAGCCTGATGCCGGAACGATGGACATGCCGCGTGGCGCCCGGCTCGGCTATATCGCGCAGGAAGCGCCGCACGGCGACGCGACGCCGTTCGAGACGGTGCTCGCCGCCGACACCGAGCGCTCGGCGCTGATGGCGGAGAGCGAAACCAGCACCGATCCCGATCGGCTTGGCGAAGTCTATGAGCGGCTGATGGCGATCGACGCCTATACCGCGCCGAGCCGCGCCGCGCAGATCCTCGTCGGCCTCGGCTTCGACGAAGCGATGCAGCACCAGCCGCTCGACAGCTTCTCGGGCGGGTGGAAGATGCGGGTGGCGCTGGCGTCGCTGCTGTTCTCTCAGCCCGATCTGCTGCTGCTCGACGAGCCTTCGAACCATCTCGATCTCGAAGCGGTGCTGTGGCTGGAGGACTTCCTGAAATCCTATCCGGCGACGATCCTGCTGGTCAGCCACGAGCGCGACTTCCTCAACAATGTCGTCGATCACATCCTGCATCTCGATCGCGGCAAGCTGACATTGTACCCGGGCGGATACGACGCGTTCGAGCGCCAGCGCGCCGAGCGTCAGGCCCAGCTCGCCTCAGCCCGCGCCAAGCAGCAGGCGCAGCGCGAGCATCTCCAGGCCTATATCGCCAAGAATTCGGCGCGCGCCTCGACCGCGAAGCAGGCCCAGTCGCGGGTCAAGGCACTGGCCAAGATGCAGCCGATCGCCGAACTGGTCGACGATCCGACGCTGACCTTCGACTTTCCCAATCCCGACGAACTGCGCCCGCCGCTGATCACGCTCGATCTGGCCAGTGTCGGTTATAGCGAGACGCCGGTGCTGAAGCGGCTCAACCTGCGCATCGATCCCGACGACCGTGTCGCGCTGCTCGGCCGCAACGGCAACGGCAAGACGACGCTGGCGCGCCTGCTGGCGGCCCAGCTGACGCCGATGGAAGGCGCGATGAATGCTTCGGGCAAGATGCGGGTGGGCTATTTCACCCAGTATCAGGTCGAGGAACTTGAGCGCAGCGAAACGCCGCTCCAGCATATGACCGTGCTGATGAAGGGGGCGAGCCAAAGCGCGGTGCGCGCGCAGCTTGGCCGGTTCGGCTTTTCGGGCGCCAAGGCGACCACCGAGGTCGGCAAGCTGTCGGGCGGCGAGCGCGCGCGGCTGGCGCTGGCGCTGATCACCCGCGACGCGCCGCACATGCTGATCCTCGACGAGCCGACCAACCACCTCGACGTCGATGCCCGCGAAGCGCTGATCCAGGCGCTCAACGACTACACCGGCACCGTCGTGCTGGTCAGCCACGATCGTCATATGCTGGAGATGACCGCCGACCGGCTGGTGCTGGTCGATCAGGGCACTGCCAAGGAATTCGACGGCTCGCTCGACGATTATATCGCCTTCGTGCTGAGCAAGGACGGGCAGGCACCCAAGGCGAGCAAGGCCGACAAGAAGGAAGCACGCCGCGCCGCCGCCGAAGCGCGCGAAAAGGGCACCGAGCTGCGCAAGGCCGCCAAGACCGCCGAGAGCGAATTGGCCAGGCTCAACGAGCAGCGCAGCGCCATCGATCGCGCGATGTTCGATCCCTCGACCGCCGAAGCGTCGCTGGCCAGGCTGACGATGACCGACCTGATGAAGCGCCGGGCCGAGCTCGACGCCGGGATCGAGGCCGCGGAGCTGGTCTGGATGCAGGCCAGCGAAGCGCTGGAAGAGATCGACGCCTGAGGCCGATCGGCCCGAAAGGGTCCTAAATCCGCTGTCAAAATGGGAAGTACTGTGTGAGCCTCCGCGCTTGGGGGGAAGCTCAGGATGCGCCAAACGACCTTGTCCGTCGCGCTCGAGGTGAAGCCGGAGAGTGCCGATCACCTCTCGGGCCTGCTCGACAAATTGCGTGACCGGCGCAATCCCGATCCGTCCGGCGGCACCGGACCCTTCGCCGAATTCCTGACGCTCGTTCCCGCCCTGCACTTCATATCGCTCAGCGTGTTCCCGGGCGCCGAATATGATCCCTTGTTCGTGGTCGAAGCCAATTTCGATGGGCAGCCGGGCCCGTTCTGGGCGCAGCTCGAATCGGCGATCGGCGACGATCTCCGCGCTTTCCTGCGCTGCTGCAAACGTCCGCTCGACAATGACGGGCCGCTCTACGATTCGATAACCGCGCCAGACAGCCGCGCGCCGATCGCGCCCTATATGGAGCGGCGCGCGCTGACCCCGACGGTGTTCCATCACGGCAATCGCGGCATGACCCGCGACCGCATCCTGGCCGAGCACGCGCTGTTCCTCGGCACCCGCGGCGAGCTTGCCAATACCGCGAGCGGCGGACCGAGCCCCTATCGCCGCCTGAGCGCGGTGGAGGTGCACAACAAATTGCGCGCGGCGCTGCTGCCGAAGTTCGATTGGCTCAACCAGAAGGCGCCGGCGCGCATCCCCTTCTTCCAGGGGCTGATGGATTATGTGCAGCTCGTCGCCTTCGTGCTGATGGTGGTGTTCGTGCTGTCATTGCCCGGGCTGATCGTAAAGCTGGAGATGCCGTGGGAGCGCTATCTGATCCTGCTCGGCGTGCTGTTCGTGGGGCTGGCGGCGTTGCTCAAGAAGATCGGCGTGGCGTTACCTGGAACCGCGACGCCCACGAAATTCAGCTTCATCAAGCTCTCGATCCAGACCTTGGTGCCGACGCTGATCTTCTTTGGCATCTATGTCGTGGTGGCGGCAGCGGCGGGAACGGGCATCTCGATGTTGATGACCGGGCGCAGCCTCGCGCTGGCGTGGAAGGACATGCTGGTCTGGCTCGGCTGGGGTCTGGTGAGCCTGCCGGTGACGCTGGCGGCTTTGGTCTTCTGGCTGCGTTGCCTTGAGCGCGCCGACGCCTCGCAGGACGCGCCGCCGGTCGACCCGTTGATGCTGCGCGAAATGGCGCGGCGCGAGGACTGGATCCCGCAGAACCACATGGGATCGGTGGTGCTGATAAAGCCTGGCATCCTGCGCATGATCATCATCCGCGTCGGGCACCACGCGCTGGGTCTCGCGCTGCGCATCGTCGCGCGCGACGGCTATCTCGGTTCGATGCGCACGATCCACTTCGCCCATTGGGCGATGGTCAACAACAAGTCGCGGCTGATGTTCTTCTCGAACTTCGACCAGACCTGGGAGAGCTATCTCGACGACTTCATCGAGAAGGCGCATGGCGGGCTTACACTCGCCTGGTGCTGCGGCGTCGGCTTCCCGCCCACGCGGTTCCTCGTCAAGGACGGCGCCAGCCATGGCCGCCAGTTCAAGGAATGGGCGCGCCATTCAATGACCGTCAGCCGCTTCTGGTATTCGGCGTACAAGGACCTGACCGCCGAACAGATCGAGCGCAATTTCCGCATCGCCTGCGGGCTTCGCAAACCCAGACTCTCAGCCAAGGAGGCCGCGGCGTGGATCAACGACCTGTGAGCGAGCCGGGCGGGTCGCCGCCGAGCTGGCACCTCGCCAAGCCGCACGACACGCTGACCCAGGGGCTGGTGGTCAGCGGCTTCGCCTCACTGCCCACCGGGCGGGCATTGTTCCTCGAATTCGGCTGGAAGGGCGTGCCGCGCAAGGGCGGCGGCGCGTGGTTGCAAAAGCTGGCCGAAATCGCGCCGGTGACCGACGCCGACGGGCGAGACGCCAAATGCGCGGCGATGGGCTTCACCTTCGAAGGCCTGCGCAAGATGGGC is a genomic window of Sphingomonas sp. containing:
- a CDS encoding multidrug efflux RND transporter permease subunit — encoded protein: MNISSFFIERPIFAGVIAVFITLIGAFAYPLLPLSQYPEIAPPTIAITAAYPGAAAETVAETVAAPLEQEINGVENMLYMSSSSSQGAAQVTVTFKPGTDLDAAQVLVQNRVALAEPRLPEQVRQVGVIVNKQESGFLMIVALTSPDKSLDVDYLGNFANTQVRDRLLRLDGVGGVQVFGGGNYSMRVWIDPDKAAARNLTASEIIAALRAQNVQVAGGALGQAPSGKDNPSFEVPVDVQGRLTTVEQFANVTLKTDTAGAAITRLRDVARIELGSEDYSIRGSFNGQSGIALAVIQQPGANSLSSADRVLKEMDLIGKTLPPGMKWSVPYNPTEYVASSVTAVQETLLEAVVLVVIVVLVFLQTWRAAVIPIIAIPIALVGTFAVQLALGYSINSLSLFALVLAVGIVVDDAIVVVEAVERHIREGMAPREAAHRTMREVSGALIAIGLVLVSVFVPTALVPGIPGIFYRQFAVTIAAAAAISLVVSLTLSPAMAALLLKPHQELDTDSGPRWMRPVKRGAEKFNAGFDWLSDRYGRFTGRVVRMGVIMMLIYAVLLALTGWRLTATPTGFIPEQDQGFLIGVIQLPPGASLDRTSAVLDKAYQIASHTDGVIEGAAFAGLDGASFSAASNAGVMFLKLKDWSERGSANSAEALAGKLTGALAGQIEGANIFIISPPAVEGLGNGSGFVMMIQDRSANAGYRGLEGAAGAMMGAAMQDKNVTQVFSLFNTSTPRIRADVDRDKAQLLGVQPQQVFDAIGTYIGSTYVNDFNLLGRTFRVTAQAEPYARDDIADVGRLQVRSSSGQMVPLSSVATLVRDSGASRVVRYNLLPAVELQGSAAPGVSSGAALDSMEKLAAQALPQGYTYEWTGLAYQQKEAGGSAALIFVLAVVFVFLVLAAQYEALTLPLAVILIVPMCILAALLGVNLRGMDNNILTQVGLVVLIALAAKNAILIVEFAKQGEEEGMTRFDAAIYAARTRLRPILMTSFAFIFGVIPLAIATGPGQEMRQSLGTAVSFGMLGVTVFGLIFTPVFYVLMRKLSRDRKDKAEPELPLAAGEAQ
- a CDS encoding efflux transporter outer membrane subunit, yielding MTRTILALLGGVALSGCMVGPDHVSPVPKAPAQGGFVGGGTAAFAPAEPPAEYWKLFNAPALDALVAEALKNNTDLRVADANLREARARLRETRNARLPSTEIKASASYGQAAGSTLGLTGAGPRGDSYDAGLDVGYQIDLFGRIGRAIEAGRADMEAVEAAYDLARITVAAETTRAYVDACANGQQLAVARESLRVQEQTFDLTRRLFEGGRGTALDTSRAGALLEQTRADIPTLEAERQAALYRLAVLTGRPPAQFPAEVASCAVAPTLNSAVPVGDGASLLARRPDIRAAERRLHAATARVGVATADLYPSISLGGSIGSTANSPEGLFSSSGFRFGLGPLISWSFPNIGAARARIRQAEAQADAALATFDGTWLRALEETESALKRYAAAADRMTTLERGRAQSAEAARIARLRYQAGAESFQIVLDAERSLAASEALLAQARAAYSDQAVTLFLALGGGWQTAATN
- the dinB gene encoding DNA polymerase IV — its product is MDEAPIRKIIHVDMDAFYASVEQRDDPALKGKPVAVGYPAARGVVAAASYEARAFGVRSALPSVTALRRCPDLIFVKPRFDVYRSVSKQIRAIFEEFTAVIQPLSLDEAYLDVTENLQNIPTAWATAKAIRARILEETGLTASAGISYNKFLAKLASDQRKPNGQFAVTPEMGAAWVEALPVARFHGVGPVTARKMQALGIETGADLRAKSLAFLQQHFGSSAKWYHAIARGEDHRPVNPNQIRKSSGSETTFDRDLTEPAEIEAGVLRMAEDVWAWCEKAQSFGRTATVKITWADFQKSTRSRSHPALIDSHAKLRDASLALIRSVFPVAKGIRLVGVTVSNFETAEAGELPLFE
- a CDS encoding ABC-F family ATP-binding cassette domain-containing protein, yielding MLNLTDITVRLGGRTIIDAATAKLPPRGRIGLIGRNGAGKTTLVKVVASQLEPDAGTMDMPRGARLGYIAQEAPHGDATPFETVLAADTERSALMAESETSTDPDRLGEVYERLMAIDAYTAPSRAAQILVGLGFDEAMQHQPLDSFSGGWKMRVALASLLFSQPDLLLLDEPSNHLDLEAVLWLEDFLKSYPATILLVSHERDFLNNVVDHILHLDRGKLTLYPGGYDAFERQRAERQAQLASARAKQQAQREHLQAYIAKNSARASTAKQAQSRVKALAKMQPIAELVDDPTLTFDFPNPDELRPPLITLDLASVGYSETPVLKRLNLRIDPDDRVALLGRNGNGKTTLARLLAAQLTPMEGAMNASGKMRVGYFTQYQVEELERSETPLQHMTVLMKGASQSAVRAQLGRFGFSGAKATTEVGKLSGGERARLALALITRDAPHMLILDEPTNHLDVDAREALIQALNDYTGTVVLVSHDRHMLEMTADRLVLVDQGTAKEFDGSLDDYIAFVLSKDGQAPKASKADKKEARRAAAEAREKGTELRKAAKTAESELARLNEQRSAIDRAMFDPSTAEASLARLTMTDLMKRRAELDAGIEAAELVWMQASEALEEIDA